The following coding sequences lie in one Nitratireductor mangrovi genomic window:
- the mtnK gene encoding S-methyl-5-thioribose kinase has translation MQDRPFEALNVETLGARLGGLDALHTRLGGEPSQWKVREVGDGNLNLVFIVEGGAGSVIVKQALPYVRLVGDSWPLPLKRSFFEYHALTRQARRAPDSVPEIFHFDEAQALIVMEFLSPHIILRKALIAGRQLPRIARDLGLFMARTLFRGSDLAMKASERKADMALFAGNVELCDITENLVFTDPYFAAPLNQHNTPHLDGLVAELRADRDLKVEAQRLKHRFASSAETLVHGDLHTGSVMVTEGETRVIDPEFAFYGPIAFDVGMLLSNYWMSFFSQRGHQGEEPRDNMRQFLLSVIVETWQVFRDEFAHLWRTERNGMLYHRSLFEDQGDPLGAEQALNCLIHDIWTDMLGYAGIEMHRRILGLAHNADFEEIGDQELRAACEARALKLGRHLAVNRHRLQSLDEINALAAMLDKGDVS, from the coding sequence ATGCAGGATCGTCCGTTCGAGGCCCTGAACGTGGAAACGCTTGGCGCGCGGCTTGGGGGTCTCGACGCATTGCACACGCGCCTGGGCGGCGAGCCCTCGCAATGGAAGGTGCGCGAGGTCGGCGACGGCAACCTCAATCTGGTCTTCATCGTTGAAGGCGGCGCCGGCAGCGTCATCGTCAAGCAGGCACTGCCCTATGTCCGGCTCGTCGGCGACAGCTGGCCGCTGCCCTTGAAGCGGTCGTTTTTCGAATACCATGCGCTGACGAGGCAGGCGCGGCGCGCGCCGGACAGCGTGCCCGAGATTTTCCATTTCGATGAAGCCCAGGCGCTGATCGTGATGGAGTTTCTGAGCCCGCACATCATCCTGCGCAAGGCGCTGATCGCCGGCCGGCAATTGCCGCGCATCGCCCGCGATCTCGGCCTGTTCATGGCGCGCACGCTGTTCCGTGGCTCAGACCTTGCGATGAAGGCGAGCGAGCGCAAGGCCGACATGGCGCTGTTCGCAGGCAATGTCGAACTGTGCGACATCACCGAAAACCTCGTCTTCACCGACCCCTATTTCGCCGCACCGTTGAACCAGCACAACACGCCGCATCTCGACGGGCTGGTGGCGGAACTGCGCGCCGACCGCGACCTCAAGGTCGAGGCGCAGCGGCTCAAGCACCGGTTCGCCTCGAGCGCGGAAACGCTGGTGCATGGCGACCTGCACACCGGCTCCGTGATGGTAACCGAAGGCGAAACCAGGGTCATCGATCCCGAGTTCGCTTTCTACGGCCCGATCGCATTCGACGTCGGCATGCTGCTGTCCAACTACTGGATGTCGTTCTTTTCCCAGCGCGGCCATCAAGGCGAGGAACCGCGCGACAACATGCGGCAATTCCTGCTGTCGGTGATCGTCGAGACCTGGCAGGTCTTTCGCGACGAATTCGCCCATCTGTGGCGCACCGAACGCAACGGCATGCTCTATCACCGCAGCCTGTTCGAGGATCAGGGCGATCCTCTCGGGGCGGAGCAGGCACTGAACTGCCTGATTCATGATATATGGACCGACATGCTCGGCTATGCCGGCATCGAAATGCACAGGCGCATCCTCGGCCTGGCGCACAATGCCGATTTCGAGGAGATCGGCGACCAGGAACTGAGGGCCGCCTGCGAGGCCAGGGCCCTGAAACTCGGACGGCACCTTGCCGTGAACCGGCATCGGCTCCAGTCGCTCGACGAAATCAACGCCCTGGCGGCCATGCTCGACAAAGGAGACGTCTCGTGA
- a CDS encoding sugar ABC transporter ATP-binding protein codes for MAEDAVFRIAGVTKSFGPNQVLGGIGLELRAGEVTVLMGANGAGKSTLVKIMSGVYRADRGIMMLADAPFAPATPAEAMRAGVVTVHQNINDGVVGALDVATNLTLDRLSGSAAPLFFSRRRVRREARAIAERMGLAIDLSASISDLTLADRQMVAIARAMSHEPRVMILDEPTASLSNNEAERLFALIDRLRERGVAILYISHRMSDIRRLADRIVSLRDGAIAGTFDAKPLDYEGAVNAMLGQAVDRRAIEARTGTRPVFAAEDMLLTEGACPFSLTLGAGEVVAITGLVGVGKTALAETLFGLRAPLAGRMELAGRPYAPSNPGSAIERGVFLVAKDRATSGIVPDFNIYENMSLPFLERLSRLGVARRGHERRLARDQVRDLGIVCRSERDDLATLSGGNQQKVTVGRWLSQPCHLLLLDEPFQGVDIAARRDIAAKLRASADSRATLLFLTELDEAMETADRILVMSEHTIIGEHRNGAIDIDQLLAEVAGREQARAH; via the coding sequence ATGGCCGAGGACGCCGTCTTTCGCATTGCCGGCGTGACCAAGTCGTTCGGTCCCAACCAGGTCCTGGGCGGGATCGGTCTCGAGTTGCGTGCCGGCGAGGTGACGGTGCTGATGGGCGCCAACGGCGCCGGCAAGTCGACGCTGGTCAAGATCATGAGCGGCGTCTACCGCGCAGATCGCGGTATCATGATGCTGGCCGATGCGCCCTTTGCGCCGGCGACCCCTGCGGAGGCGATGCGCGCCGGCGTGGTCACCGTGCACCAGAACATCAATGACGGCGTGGTCGGTGCGCTGGACGTGGCCACCAATCTGACGCTCGACCGGTTGAGCGGCAGCGCGGCGCCGCTGTTTTTCAGCCGCCGCCGGGTGCGCCGCGAGGCGCGAGCCATCGCGGAGCGCATGGGGCTGGCGATCGACCTTTCGGCGAGCATTTCCGACCTGACGCTCGCCGACCGCCAGATGGTGGCCATCGCGCGCGCCATGTCGCACGAGCCGCGGGTGATGATCCTCGACGAGCCGACTGCGTCGCTGTCGAACAATGAGGCCGAACGGCTGTTTGCGCTGATCGATCGGTTGCGCGAGCGCGGGGTGGCGATCCTGTACATCTCGCACCGCATGTCCGACATCCGCCGCCTCGCCGACCGCATTGTCAGCCTGCGCGACGGTGCCATTGCCGGCACCTTCGATGCAAAGCCGCTCGACTATGAGGGCGCGGTCAACGCCATGCTCGGACAGGCCGTCGACCGGCGCGCCATCGAGGCCCGCACGGGGACCCGGCCGGTGTTTGCAGCCGAAGATATGCTGTTGACCGAAGGCGCATGTCCGTTCTCGCTCACCCTCGGCGCCGGGGAGGTGGTTGCCATCACCGGTCTTGTCGGGGTCGGCAAGACCGCGCTCGCCGAAACGCTGTTCGGGCTGCGCGCGCCGCTCGCCGGCCGCATGGAGCTTGCCGGCCGCCCCTATGCGCCGTCCAACCCGGGCTCGGCCATCGAGCGCGGCGTGTTCCTCGTTGCCAAGGACCGCGCGACGAGCGGCATCGTGCCCGACTTCAACATCTACGAGAATATGAGCCTGCCGTTCCTCGAACGGCTGTCGCGGCTGGGCGTCGCGAGGCGTGGCCACGAGCGGCGGCTGGCGCGCGACCAGGTGCGTGATCTCGGCATTGTCTGCCGCAGCGAGCGTGACGACCTCGCAACGCTGTCCGGGGGCAACCAGCAGAAGGTGACCGTCGGCCGCTGGCTGTCGCAACCCTGCCATCTTCTGCTGCTGGACGAGCCGTTCCAGGGCGTCGACATTGCCGCGCGGCGAGACATTGCCGCCAAGCTGAGAGCAAGCGCCGACAGCCGCGCGACGCTGCTGTTTCTGACCGAACTTGACGAGGCGATGGAGACCGCCGACCGCATCCTGGTCATGTCGGAGCACACCATCATCGGCGAGCATCGCAACGGCGCCATCGACATCGACCAGCTGCTGGCCGAGGTGGCAGGTCGCGAGCAGGCGCGGGCGCATTGA
- a CDS encoding ABC transporter permease gives MDARTEHKEDRETPPDLPRERSSARDLAIRYGFLALLLGLIIFFSAFTRGFASPQAAVFILQSVSITGILALGVTATLVVGGFDLSIGSIATSAMMAAAYVMVVWEQGALVAVLACLAIGAIVGLVNGLIICYMRVPDLLATLGMMFLLIGLQRIPTEGRSIATGMTLPDGSTAEGTFSPAFLALGRHRFDLVIENLVPASVVVLIVLAILIWFFLEYTRFGRMMYAVGSNARAAEYAGAPVKAYKIWAYVISGVFASIGGILLAARLGRGDIASGTNLLLDSVAAALIGFAVLGAAKPNAFGTAIGALFVGVLLQGLTMMNVPYYTQDFIKGAVLVIALIFTFALLGRSTR, from the coding sequence ATGGACGCACGCACGGAGCACAAGGAGGACCGCGAGACACCGCCGGACCTGCCGCGCGAGCGCTCCTCGGCGCGCGACCTTGCCATCCGCTACGGCTTCCTCGCCTTGCTGCTTGGCCTGATCATCTTCTTCTCCGCCTTCACCCGCGGTTTTGCCTCGCCGCAGGCGGCCGTCTTCATCCTGCAGTCGGTGTCGATCACCGGGATTCTGGCGCTCGGCGTGACCGCGACCCTGGTCGTCGGCGGCTTCGACCTGTCGATCGGCTCGATCGCCACCAGCGCCATGATGGCGGCGGCCTACGTGATGGTGGTGTGGGAGCAAGGGGCGCTCGTGGCCGTGCTCGCCTGCCTGGCGATCGGCGCGATCGTCGGCTTGGTCAACGGGCTGATCATCTGCTACATGCGTGTGCCTGACCTGCTGGCCACGCTCGGCATGATGTTCCTGCTGATCGGTCTGCAGCGCATCCCGACCGAGGGCCGCTCGATCGCCACCGGCATGACGCTGCCCGACGGCAGCACCGCCGAAGGCACGTTCAGCCCCGCCTTCCTGGCGCTCGGACGCCACCGCTTCGACCTGGTCATCGAGAACCTGGTTCCGGCCTCGGTCGTGGTGCTGATCGTGCTGGCGATCCTCATATGGTTCTTCCTCGAATACACCCGCTTCGGGCGCATGATGTACGCCGTCGGCTCGAACGCGCGCGCGGCCGAGTACGCCGGCGCCCCGGTCAAGGCATACAAGATCTGGGCCTATGTCATTTCCGGGGTCTTTGCCTCGATCGGCGGCATCCTGCTCGCGGCCCGCCTCGGCCGGGGCGACATCGCGTCAGGCACCAACCTTTTGCTCGATTCCGTCGCCGCCGCGCTCATCGGCTTTGCCGTGCTCGGCGCCGCCAAGCCGAACGCCTTCGGCACCGCGATCGGGGCGCTTTTCGTCGGCGTGCTCCTGCAGGGGCTGACCATGATGAACGTGCCTTATTACACGCAGGATTTCATCAAGGGCGCCGTGCTCGTCATCGCCCTGATCTTCACCTTCGCGCTGCTCGGTCGCAGCACTCGCTAG
- a CDS encoding substrate-binding domain-containing protein has translation MDISRRIFGKLAVALAGATMLVPAALAQDKPAPFDNPGDVEIALVRYLSTGDFFQAYLSGVEKQAAALGVNLRVLDSRQDAALQADMVDQAIALGVDGIIIQHGLTESMKAAAQRAVDAGIKVVAFDVNVENEAIPQVEQSDRDLARLALEQAIKDNGEAWKAGYVYVAGIAPLDRRDETWRAFKEKYPGIEEVAQFGTLDNPIANSVANQARSVVSANPDIQVMFAPYDEFAKGVKIAVDEAGLSDSIKIYSADVSTADISAMREPGSAWVATAATNPAVVGEVSVRSLAMLLAGEDPGRNVIVPPTLITQKALNDGDIKNMEELAAKLPQFAHADVAVPGWMPLPPRD, from the coding sequence ATGGACATTTCACGCAGGATCTTCGGCAAGCTCGCCGTCGCGCTCGCCGGAGCGACGATGCTCGTCCCGGCCGCGTTGGCCCAGGACAAGCCGGCGCCGTTCGACAATCCCGGCGACGTCGAGATCGCGCTGGTGCGCTATCTCTCGACCGGCGACTTCTTCCAGGCCTATCTCTCCGGCGTCGAGAAGCAGGCCGCCGCCCTCGGCGTCAATCTGCGCGTGCTCGACAGCCGCCAGGACGCCGCGCTCCAGGCCGACATGGTCGACCAGGCGATCGCGCTCGGGGTTGACGGCATCATCATCCAGCACGGCCTGACGGAATCGATGAAGGCCGCCGCGCAGCGCGCCGTCGATGCCGGCATCAAGGTGGTCGCGTTCGACGTGAATGTCGAAAACGAGGCCATCCCGCAGGTCGAGCAGTCGGACCGCGACCTCGCCCGTCTCGCACTCGAGCAGGCGATCAAGGACAATGGCGAGGCATGGAAGGCGGGTTACGTCTATGTTGCCGGCATCGCGCCGCTCGACCGCCGCGACGAGACCTGGCGCGCCTTCAAGGAGAAATATCCGGGCATCGAGGAAGTGGCGCAGTTCGGCACGCTCGACAATCCGATCGCCAACTCGGTCGCAAACCAGGCGCGCTCCGTGGTCTCGGCCAATCCCGACATCCAGGTCATGTTCGCGCCCTATGACGAGTTCGCCAAGGGCGTGAAGATCGCCGTCGACGAGGCCGGTCTCTCCGACAGCATCAAGATCTACTCGGCCGACGTTTCTACCGCCGACATCTCCGCGATGCGCGAGCCGGGCAGCGCCTGGGTGGCGACGGCTGCGACCAACCCGGCCGTTGTCGGCGAGGTCAGCGTGCGTTCGCTCGCCATGCTGCTTGCCGGCGAGGATCCGGGCAGGAACGTCATCGTGCCGCCGACGCTGATCACGCAGAAGGCGCTCAATGACGGCGACATCAAGAACATGGAGGAACTGGCCGCCAAGCTGCCGCAGTTCGCCCATGCCGACGTCGCGGTGCCGGGCTGGATGCCGCTGCCGCCGCGCGACTGA
- a CDS encoding sugar-binding transcriptional regulator, producing MAYRSTDQIIHKAAWLYYTHGLRQDEVAQRLKISRASVALYLRRARDSGIVNISTSTHLFRHDVMARRIEDAFGLEAVWIVGREELAPDPANEVPTLGANVFLEMIGNGDKVGVAWGRTVYAMADVMSYADLERVTVVQLCGNLGAPYSYRPDQCTMEIARRVNAKGLNFYAPLVLSSERLARELREEPVIREQLDGIGSCDLALFSVGSLDADSHVIKCGALNFQELRSLKEQGATGVIAGQIISADGSLLECDYNHRVISADLASIKAIPRRLVVVQEEAKVEPLRAAFAGGFCTHLVASAAIADRLLADLPASEAAIAAGPG from the coding sequence ATGGCTTACCGATCCACCGACCAGATCATACACAAGGCCGCCTGGCTCTACTACACCCACGGGCTGCGCCAGGACGAGGTCGCCCAAAGGCTGAAAATCTCGCGAGCCTCGGTCGCGCTCTATCTCCGGCGGGCCCGCGACAGCGGCATCGTCAACATCTCGACCTCGACCCATCTCTTCCGCCACGACGTCATGGCGCGGCGGATCGAAGACGCCTTCGGCCTCGAGGCGGTGTGGATCGTCGGCCGCGAGGAGCTCGCGCCGGACCCGGCCAACGAAGTGCCGACGCTTGGGGCCAACGTCTTCCTCGAGATGATCGGCAATGGCGACAAGGTCGGCGTCGCCTGGGGCCGCACCGTCTATGCCATGGCCGACGTCATGTCCTATGCCGACCTGGAGCGCGTCACCGTGGTGCAGCTCTGCGGCAATCTCGGCGCGCCCTACTCCTACCGTCCCGACCAGTGCACGATGGAGATCGCCCGGCGCGTCAACGCCAAGGGTCTCAATTTCTACGCGCCGTTGGTGCTGAGCTCGGAGCGGCTGGCGCGCGAACTGCGCGAGGAGCCGGTGATCCGCGAGCAGCTCGACGGGATCGGGTCCTGCGACCTGGCGCTGTTTTCTGTCGGCTCGCTCGACGCCGACAGCCACGTCATCAAATGCGGCGCGCTGAATTTCCAGGAACTGCGTTCGCTCAAGGAGCAGGGCGCGACCGGTGTCATCGCCGGCCAGATCATCTCCGCCGATGGCTCGCTTCTCGAATGCGACTACAATCACCGGGTGATCTCGGCCGACCTCGCCTCGATCAAGGCGATCCCCAGGCGCCTCGTCGTCGTGCAGGAGGAAGCCAAGGTGGAGCCGCTGCGCGCCGCCTTCGCCGGCGGCTTCTGCACCCATCTGGTGGCCAGTGCGGCGATCGCCGACCGGCTGCTGGCCGATCTCCCGGCCAGCGAGGCCGCGATAGCGGCCGGACCGGGCTGA
- a CDS encoding ArsC family reductase, producing the protein MSVTIYGIKNCDTMKKARAWLEARGVDYRFHDYRAEGLDAATLAGWSDALGWEKLLNKSSATFRGLADADKGDLDGNKAATLMLAEPTMIKRPVLDVDGTYAVGFRADVYEALFST; encoded by the coding sequence TTGTCCGTCACGATCTATGGCATCAAGAACTGCGACACGATGAAGAAGGCGCGCGCCTGGCTGGAGGCGAGGGGCGTCGACTATCGCTTTCACGACTACCGGGCCGAGGGCCTCGACGCCGCGACGCTGGCCGGATGGAGCGACGCGCTCGGCTGGGAAAAATTGCTCAACAAGTCGAGCGCGACCTTTCGGGGCCTCGCCGATGCCGACAAGGGCGATCTCGACGGCAACAAGGCCGCCACGCTGATGCTGGCCGAGCCGACGATGATCAAGCGCCCCGTGCTCGACGTCGACGGCACCTATGCGGTCGGTTTTCGCGCCGACGTCTATGAGGCGCTTTTCTCCACCTGA
- a CDS encoding LysR substrate-binding domain-containing protein has product MKTLNTIHLNGLRAVEAVARTGSLQAAAEEIGVSASAISQQLNRTEKQLGRALFVRSGRGLQPTELGTRIFERLSAGFAELAGAVETARRQDECTLVVSVAPAFAAKWLIPRLSRLFSRHPDILVRIDTSTRLRDLAQSDVDVAIRLGDGDWPGAASELLMPQDIFPVCTPAMARGLETIADLKAATVITDEAAMFGWEQWFAAAGVEPVSLKPGARFSDPLLCLDAAICGNGVMLAWQLLAGDALANGQLVVPFDIRAPSGLGYFLCTEAGARPQRKVRAFRDWIRDEVVSAQPPDQVEKSAS; this is encoded by the coding sequence ATGAAGACGCTCAACACGATCCATCTCAATGGCTTGCGCGCGGTCGAGGCGGTGGCGCGCACGGGGTCGCTTCAGGCTGCGGCCGAAGAGATCGGCGTTTCGGCGAGTGCGATCAGCCAGCAGCTCAACCGCACGGAGAAGCAGCTTGGCAGGGCGCTGTTCGTGCGTTCGGGCCGCGGGCTCCAACCGACCGAACTCGGCACACGCATCTTCGAAAGGCTCAGCGCCGGCTTTGCCGAACTGGCCGGCGCGGTCGAGACTGCGCGGCGTCAGGACGAATGCACCCTCGTGGTTTCTGTCGCGCCCGCCTTCGCCGCCAAATGGCTGATCCCGCGGCTCAGCCGGCTCTTTTCCCGCCACCCCGACATCCTCGTGCGCATCGACACCTCGACCCGGCTCCGCGATCTGGCGCAATCGGATGTCGACGTGGCGATCCGTCTGGGCGACGGCGACTGGCCCGGCGCGGCCAGCGAGTTGCTGATGCCGCAGGACATCTTCCCGGTCTGCACGCCGGCGATGGCGCGCGGGCTCGAAACGATCGCGGACCTGAAGGCCGCCACCGTGATCACGGACGAAGCGGCGATGTTCGGCTGGGAGCAATGGTTCGCCGCCGCCGGCGTCGAGCCGGTCAGCCTCAAACCCGGCGCGCGGTTCTCCGATCCGCTGCTGTGCCTCGACGCCGCGATCTGCGGGAACGGCGTCATGCTGGCCTGGCAGCTGCTCGCCGGCGACGCCCTTGCCAACGGCCAATTGGTGGTGCCGTTCGACATACGCGCTCCGTCCGGGCTGGGCTATTTCCTGTGCACCGAGGCCGGCGCGCGGCCGCAGCGCAAGGTGCGCGCCTTCCGCGACTGGATCCGCGACGAGGTGGTATCGGCGCAGCCGCCGGATCAGGTGGAGAAAAGCGCCTCATAG
- a CDS encoding DUF899 domain-containing protein, translated as MPHPVASREEWLAARKALLAREKQLTRERDALAAERRALPWVRIEKAYAFETEAGAKSLAGLFDGCSQLLVYHFMYAPDWEVGCKSCSFWADSFDGAVAHLRQRDTRLTAVSRAPLMTLLAFRQRMGWSFPWASSQGSDFNFDFGVSFRRDQQDATYNFAAKTSGAEELPGLSAFVREGDAVFHTYSTYGRGLEPFNAAYALLDMTARGRQEDGLDYTMAWVKLHDLYDAA; from the coding sequence ATGCCCCACCCCGTCGCAAGCAGAGAGGAATGGCTGGCAGCCCGCAAGGCGTTGCTGGCACGCGAAAAGCAACTGACCCGCGAGCGGGATGCGCTTGCCGCCGAACGCCGCGCCCTGCCCTGGGTGCGCATCGAAAAGGCGTATGCGTTCGAGACTGAGGCGGGTGCGAAATCGCTGGCGGGGCTTTTCGACGGCTGTTCGCAACTTCTGGTCTATCATTTCATGTATGCGCCGGACTGGGAGGTCGGCTGCAAGAGCTGCTCGTTCTGGGCCGACAGCTTCGATGGGGCCGTCGCCCATCTGCGTCAGCGCGACACGCGGCTGACCGCGGTCTCTCGCGCACCGCTCATGACGTTGCTCGCCTTTCGCCAGCGCATGGGCTGGTCGTTCCCCTGGGCCTCGTCGCAGGGCTCCGACTTCAATTTCGACTTCGGCGTTTCGTTCCGTCGCGACCAGCAGGACGCTACCTATAATTTCGCTGCCAAGACGTCGGGCGCGGAGGAGCTTCCGGGCCTGAGCGCGTTCGTTCGCGAGGGCGATGCCGTCTTCCATACCTATTCGACCTACGGCCGAGGCCTCGAACCGTTCAACGCAGCCTACGCGCTGCTCGACATGACCGCGAGGGGCCGTCAGGAGGACGGCCTCGACTACACGATGGCGTGGGTCAAGCTGCACGACCTTTACGACGCTGCCTGA
- a CDS encoding SRPBCC family protein: protein MPQTTDDRALEISRTIPATPEAVFDAWIDPAQLVRWWGPEGVTTPHCDLDPRAGGNWTTTMRTSNGEMVVSGVYTAVERPHRLAFSWAWTQEDGSRGHETVVEVTFEAVAEGTRMRLLQQRFATTEHRDNHRMGWGSSFNDLEKLFAS, encoded by the coding sequence ATGCCGCAGACGACTGACGACCGCGCGCTGGAGATCAGCCGGACGATCCCGGCGACGCCCGAGGCGGTGTTCGACGCCTGGATCGACCCGGCACAGCTCGTTCGGTGGTGGGGACCTGAAGGCGTCACCACGCCACATTGCGACCTCGACCCGCGCGCCGGCGGAAACTGGACGACGACGATGCGGACATCCAACGGCGAAATGGTCGTATCAGGGGTCTACACCGCCGTCGAAAGGCCGCACCGGCTGGCTTTCAGCTGGGCCTGGACACAGGAAGACGGCTCGCGCGGGCATGAAACAGTCGTCGAGGTGACTTTCGAGGCGGTCGCGGAAGGCACGCGCATGCGGCTGCTCCAGCAGCGCTTCGCAACCACCGAACACCGCGACAATCACCGTATGGGCTGGGGTTCGAGCTTCAACGACCTCGAAAAGCTGTTCGCCTCATAG
- a CDS encoding ArsR/SmtB family transcription factor, producing the protein MGIHAVFGALADPTRLAIVERLLQSGDLTAGEIAAPFDISKPAISRHLKVLEDAGFIERRTQRQFRVFRARRDGFAEIEDWMERGRAFWNGSFDRLEKMFANDEGHDAADD; encoded by the coding sequence ATGGGCATACATGCCGTCTTCGGCGCACTCGCCGACCCGACCCGGCTCGCAATCGTGGAGCGTTTGTTGCAGTCAGGCGACTTGACGGCAGGCGAAATCGCGGCGCCGTTCGACATTTCCAAGCCGGCGATCTCGCGCCACCTCAAGGTGCTGGAAGATGCCGGTTTCATCGAGCGGCGCACGCAGCGCCAGTTCCGGGTTTTCCGCGCGCGCCGCGACGGTTTTGCCGAGATCGAGGATTGGATGGAACGCGGCCGCGCCTTCTGGAACGGCTCGTTCGACCGCCTGGAGAAGATGTTCGCCAACGACGAGGGGCACGATGCCGCAGACGACTGA
- a CDS encoding BCCT family transporter has product MSDIEANNGFEDHGLEPGQDNVRVLGLDVHNPVFFVSAVTIVAFVIITLIFKEQAGSVLGGLRTWLTTTFDWLFMLSANIFVLFCLLLIVTPVGSVRLGGADAVPEYSYSGWFAMLFAAGMGIGLMFFGVLEPMYHFNNPPLGVAPPLADGEFVAENIEAAREAGMAATIFHWGLHPWAIYAIVALSLSLAAYNKGLPLSIRSAFYPIFGEAVRGWVGHVIDTMAVFATLFGLATSLGFGASQALAGLNELYGVPNTDTAKVVLILLITAAALVSVVAGLDAGVKRLSEINMVLALLLLAFVIAIGPTLVIISGFFANSWVYLKSLPELSNWIGREDASFMHGWTTFYWAWWISWSPFVGMFIARVSRGRTVREFITCVLIIPTLVSILWMTTFGGTALYQLLSEGYNGVQQTVVDYVPELSLFRMLAELPLAAITSLIGIILVIVFFVTSSDSGSLVIDTITAGGKIDAPVAQRVFWAIFEGLVAIVLLLGGGLAALQAGAIATGFPFALLLLLMVWATWLCLRSEKKIADTGSAG; this is encoded by the coding sequence ATGTCCGATATCGAGGCGAACAACGGATTCGAGGACCATGGACTCGAGCCTGGGCAGGACAATGTCCGTGTCCTTGGGCTCGACGTCCACAATCCCGTATTCTTCGTGTCGGCGGTGACAATTGTCGCTTTCGTCATCATCACGCTGATCTTCAAGGAGCAGGCCGGGTCGGTGCTCGGCGGCCTGCGCACCTGGCTGACCACCACCTTCGACTGGCTGTTCATGCTGTCGGCCAACATCTTCGTGCTGTTTTGCCTGCTGCTCATCGTGACACCGGTGGGCTCGGTGCGGCTGGGCGGCGCCGATGCGGTGCCCGAATATTCCTATTCCGGCTGGTTCGCGATGCTGTTCGCCGCAGGCATGGGTATCGGCCTGATGTTCTTCGGCGTGCTCGAACCGATGTACCACTTCAACAACCCGCCGCTCGGCGTCGCACCCCCGCTCGCCGACGGCGAGTTCGTGGCCGAGAACATCGAGGCGGCGCGCGAGGCTGGCATGGCCGCGACGATCTTCCACTGGGGCCTGCACCCCTGGGCGATCTACGCCATCGTCGCCTTGTCCCTGTCGCTGGCTGCCTACAACAAGGGCCTGCCGCTTTCGATCCGCTCCGCCTTCTACCCGATCTTCGGGGAAGCGGTGCGTGGCTGGGTCGGCCATGTCATCGATACGATGGCAGTCTTTGCGACGCTGTTCGGCCTTGCGACCTCGCTCGGCTTCGGCGCCTCGCAGGCGCTCGCGGGCCTGAACGAGCTTTATGGCGTGCCCAACACCGACACGGCCAAGGTGGTCCTGATCCTGCTGATCACGGCCGCCGCGCTGGTCTCGGTGGTTGCCGGCCTCGATGCCGGGGTGAAGCGGCTTTCCGAGATCAACATGGTGCTGGCCCTGCTGCTGCTGGCGTTCGTCATCGCGATCGGCCCGACGCTGGTCATCATCTCCGGCTTCTTTGCCAACAGCTGGGTCTACCTGAAGAGCCTGCCGGAGCTTTCGAACTGGATCGGCCGGGAGGATGCCAGCTTCATGCATGGCTGGACGACCTTCTACTGGGCGTGGTGGATATCCTGGTCGCCCTTTGTCGGCATGTTCATCGCCCGCGTCTCGCGCGGCCGCACGGTACGCGAATTCATTACCTGCGTGCTGATCATCCCGACGCTGGTCTCCATCCTGTGGATGACGACCTTCGGCGGAACGGCCCTCTATCAGCTGCTGTCTGAAGGCTACAACGGCGTCCAGCAGACTGTCGTGGATTACGTGCCTGAACTGTCGCTGTTCCGCATGCTGGCCGAGTTGCCGCTGGCGGCGATCACCTCGCTGATCGGCATCATCCTGGTGATCGTGTTCTTCGTCACCTCGTCCGACTCCGGCTCTCTGGTGATCGACACCATCACCGCCGGCGGCAAGATCGACGCGCCGGTCGCCCAGCGCGTGTTCTGGGCCATCTTCGAGGGGCTGGTTGCGATCGTGCTGCTGCTCGGTGGCGGTCTGGCGGCGCTGCAGGCTGGCGCGATCGCGACCGGGTTCCCGTTCGCGCTCCTGCTCCTGCTCATGGTCTGGGCCACCTGGCTGTGCCTGCGATCGGAAAAGAAGATCGCCGACACCGGCTCGGCCGGCTGA